A genomic stretch from Lathyrus oleraceus cultivar Zhongwan6 chromosome 2, CAAS_Psat_ZW6_1.0, whole genome shotgun sequence includes:
- the LOC127117607 gene encoding transcription termination factor MTERF9, chloroplastic: MHTFLTLHPYNPFHFLLNSSSKCPFHSSFSKRITFTVLSTHSNPNIIKTNGRSTYDKPLLPYEYDAELYEEEEEEEEEEEEEEDDDDDLFSDDEFAESADFDAKDKKSKSKTLAGRHQENEWGVKSLNNGQSSKLSKSRRIASLQQNNSRKFGRNSMVERYPELSEKIDLHVKWLPLLDYLSTFGINESQLVQIYAKHKSSFQVNVCSAQERLDYLMSLGVKHKDIRRILLRQPQVISYTVENNLKTHVAFLMSLGVPSSKIGKIIAVTPSLLSYSVEKSLKPTVRYLIEEVGINEKNLGKVIQLSPQILVQSIDISWNIRLIFFTKELGASKESIVKMVTKHPQLLNYSIDDGLLPRINFLRSIGMKNGDILKILTSLTQVLSLSLEANLKPKYLYLVNELHNEAQSLTKYPMYLSLSLEQRIRPRHRFLVSLKKAPKGPFPLGSLIPTDESFCQKWAGTTLDKYMAFRQRSSLNNLAEKYNRKK, from the exons ATGCATACATTTTTAACTCTCCACCCTTACAATCCCTTCCACTTTCTTCTAAATTCTTCATCTAAATGCCCTTTTCATTCTTCGTTTTCGAAGCGAATCACCTTCACTGTGCTTTCTACTCATTCAAATCCTAATATTATCAAAACCAACGGAAGATCAACCTATGATAAACCCCTCTTACCGTACGAGTATGATGCAGAACTGtacgaagaagaagaagaagaagaagaagaagaagaagaagaagaagacgacGATGATGATTTGTTCTCTGAT GATGAATTTGCCGAGTCTGCTGATTTTGATGCTAAAGACAAGAAATCGAAATCTAAGACACTTGCAG GTAGACATCAGGAAAATGAATGGGGTGTGAAATCTCTTAACAATGGACAAAGTAGTAAATTGTCCAAAAGTCGGAGAATAGCATCCTTACAACAAAATAACAGTAGAAAG TTTGGTAGAAATTCAATGGTGGAAAGATATCCAGAGCTGTCTGAAAAGATTGATTTGCATGTGAAATGGTTACCACTTCTTGATTACTTAAGCACGTTTGGAATTAACGAATCGCAGTTGGTCCAAATTTATGCGAAGCACAAGTCATCGTTTCAAGTGAATGTATGTTCTGCACAGGAAAGGTTAGATTACTTAATGAGTCTTGGAGTTAAACATAAGGATATAAGAAGAATCCTCTTGCGGCAACCACAGGTTATCAGTTACACTGTGGAGAACAATTTGAAGACACATGTAGCTTTCTTAATGAGCTTGGGCGTACCTAGTTCCAAAATAGGGAAAATTATTGCTGTTACTCCGTCCCTTTTATCTTACAGTGTTGAGAAATCATTAAAACCAACGGTGAGATATTTAATTGAGGAAGTTGGTATCAATGAAAAAAATTTGGGTAAAGTCATTCAACTGAGCCCTCAGATTCTAGTCCAGAGTATTGACATTTCGTGGAATATTCGACTTATTTTCTTTACCAAAGAGTTGGGTGCGTCAAAAGAGAGCATTGTGAAGATGGTGACGAAACACCCCCAGCTTCTCAATTACAGCATTGATGACGGATTGCTTCCAAGAATAAATTTCCTAAGGAGCATAGGAATGAAAAACGGCGACATCTTGAAAATCTTGACTAGCCTTACGCAG GTGCTATCGCTCTCCTTGGAGGCTAATCTAAAGCCGAAGTATTTGTATTTAGTTAATGAACTTCACAATGAGGCACAATCTTTGACCAAATACCCTATGTACCTAAGCTTGTCTTTAGAACAGAGAATTCGCCCTCGCCACAGGTTCTTAGTTTCACTAAAGAAAGCTCCCAAAGGGCCATTTCCTCTAGGATCTCTAATTCCAACTGATGAAAGCTTTTGTCAAAAATGGGCTGGAACTACTCTTGATAAATATATGGCATTTCGCCAGAGATCGTCGCTCAATAATCTAGCTGAGAAATATAACAGAAAAAAGTGA
- the LOC127121057 gene encoding uncharacterized protein LOC127121057 produces MEAIVCSSLPSLTTAKARNIVTKNSCSLTVRKTSDLCVKNSRTRRKTRTCVVSVSDVTTVLDPAPVEITWQIVVGTIAGVTPFVVAGIEFSKRIIAQKECETCGGSGLVFREKNYFRCPECGGFLPWQSWKRFFSS; encoded by the exons ATGGAGGCAATAGTTTGTTCTTCTCTACCTTCCTTAACCACTGCAAAAGCCAGGAACATAGTTACAAAGAATTCTTGCTCCCTAACAGTGAGAAAAACCAGTGATTTATGCGTTAAGAATTCAAGAACAAgaagaaaaacaaggacatgtGTTGTGTCTGTGAGTGATGTAACCACAGTACTCGATCCAGCTCCAGTGGAAATCACATGGCAGATTGTTGTTGGAACTATAG CTGGAGTTACACCTTTTGTGGTGGCAGGGATTGAATTCAGCAAGAGAATT ATAGCTCAAAAAGAATGCGAGACTTGTGGAGGGTCAGGACTTGTTTTTAGAGAAAAGAACTATTTTCGTTGTCCCGAATGCG GTGGATTTCTTCCTTGGCAATCATGGAAAAGATTTTTCTCTAGTTAA